From a region of the Eretmochelys imbricata isolate rEreImb1 chromosome 6, rEreImb1.hap1, whole genome shotgun sequence genome:
- the LOC144266990 gene encoding homeobox protein SIX1 isoform X1, with the protein MSMLPSFGFTQEQVACVCEVLQQGGNLERLGRFLWSLPACDHLHKNESVLKAKAVVAFHRGNFRELYKILESHQFSPHNHPKLQQLWLKAHYVEAEKLRGRPLGAVGKYRVRRKFPLPRTIWDGEETSYCFKEKSRGVLREWYAHNPYPSPREKRELAEATGLTTTQVSNWFKNRRQRDRAAEAKERYLENTENNNTSTNKSNQLSPLDGGKPLMSSSEEEFSPPQSPDQNSVLLLQGNLSHARSSNYSLSGLTASQTSHSLQDSLLGPLTSSLVDLGS; encoded by the exons ATGTCCATGCTGCCGTCCTTCGGCTTCACGCAGGAGCAAGTGGCCTGCGTGTGCGAGGTGCTGCAGCAAGGGGGGAACCTGGAGCGGCTGGGCCGGTTCCTCTGGTCCCTGCCGGCCTGCGACCACCTGCACAAGAACGAGAGCGTCCTCAAAGCCAAGGCGGTGGTGGCCTTTCACCGGGGCAACTTCCGCGAGCTCTACAAGATCCTGGAGAGCCACCAGTTCTCGCCCCACAACCACcccaagctgcagcagctctggctcaAGGCGCACTACGTGGAAGCCGAGAAGCTGCGGGGCAGACCCCTGGGCGCCGTGGGCAAGTACCGGGTGCGCCGAAAATTCCCCCTGCCCCGGACCATCTGGGACGGCGAGGAGACCAGCTACTGCTTCAAGGAGAAGTCCCGGGGCGTGCTGCGGGAGTGGTACGCGCACAACCCCTACCCCTCGCCCCGGGAGAAAAGGGAGCTGGCCGAGGCCACCGGCCTCACCACCACCCAGGTCAGCAACTGGTTTAAAAACCGGAGGCAGCGGGACAGAGCAGCAGAGGCGAAGGAAAGGTACTT GGAGAACACTGAAAACAACAACACGTCCACCAACAAAAGCAACCAGCTCTCTCCCCTGGATGGGGGCAAACCGCTTATGTCCAGCTCCGAAGAAGAATTCTCCCCCCCACAAAGTCCAGATCAGAACTCAGTCCTTCTATTACAGGGAAACCTCAGCCATGCCAGGAGCTCCAACTATTCCCTGAGCGGCTTAACTGCCTCTCAGACCAGCCACAGCCTTCAGGACTCCCTGCTAGGACCCCTCACCTCGAGCTTGGTAGACCTCGGGTCCTAA
- the LOC144266990 gene encoding homeobox protein SIX1 isoform X2 — protein MSMLPSFGFTQEQVACVCEVLQQGGNLERLGRFLWSLPACDHLHKNESVLKAKAVVAFHRGNFRELYKILESHQFSPHNHPKLQQLWLKAHYVEAEKLRGRPLGAVGKYRVRRKFPLPRTIWDGEETSYCFKEKSRGVLREWYAHNPYPSPREKRELAEATGLTTTQVSNWFKNRRQRDRAAEAKERENTENNNTSTNKSNQLSPLDGGKPLMSSSEEEFSPPQSPDQNSVLLLQGNLSHARSSNYSLSGLTASQTSHSLQDSLLGPLTSSLVDLGS, from the exons ATGTCCATGCTGCCGTCCTTCGGCTTCACGCAGGAGCAAGTGGCCTGCGTGTGCGAGGTGCTGCAGCAAGGGGGGAACCTGGAGCGGCTGGGCCGGTTCCTCTGGTCCCTGCCGGCCTGCGACCACCTGCACAAGAACGAGAGCGTCCTCAAAGCCAAGGCGGTGGTGGCCTTTCACCGGGGCAACTTCCGCGAGCTCTACAAGATCCTGGAGAGCCACCAGTTCTCGCCCCACAACCACcccaagctgcagcagctctggctcaAGGCGCACTACGTGGAAGCCGAGAAGCTGCGGGGCAGACCCCTGGGCGCCGTGGGCAAGTACCGGGTGCGCCGAAAATTCCCCCTGCCCCGGACCATCTGGGACGGCGAGGAGACCAGCTACTGCTTCAAGGAGAAGTCCCGGGGCGTGCTGCGGGAGTGGTACGCGCACAACCCCTACCCCTCGCCCCGGGAGAAAAGGGAGCTGGCCGAGGCCACCGGCCTCACCACCACCCAGGTCAGCAACTGGTTTAAAAACCGGAGGCAGCGGGACAGAGCAGCAGAGGCGAAGGAAAG GGAGAACACTGAAAACAACAACACGTCCACCAACAAAAGCAACCAGCTCTCTCCCCTGGATGGGGGCAAACCGCTTATGTCCAGCTCCGAAGAAGAATTCTCCCCCCCACAAAGTCCAGATCAGAACTCAGTCCTTCTATTACAGGGAAACCTCAGCCATGCCAGGAGCTCCAACTATTCCCTGAGCGGCTTAACTGCCTCTCAGACCAGCCACAGCCTTCAGGACTCCCTGCTAGGACCCCTCACCTCGAGCTTGGTAGACCTCGGGTCCTAA